Proteins from one Clostridium cellulovorans 743B genomic window:
- a CDS encoding alpha/beta hydrolase, with translation MGKIIKRGILVLLILIAAITIWILITLGKVGMGPCKFLLYNKKPVLLSEQKFAIAEKEFSCVVNGEKISGTIYIPEDERRSREILIISPGFNSTEAMLASKAKSFAISGTPAVVFDFRGGSSSGKSEGDSTNMSISTEMSDLNAVIGYVQGLEWVNKEKIYLLGESMGGLVSALTAAEHKDIAGLVLCFPALDKAESTRKTFSNMDKIPDTINMFGLLTGKKLWQELYEMDVYEKIKKYTGPVIIMHGTKDPAVDLSYSEKANNVYTNSQLFVVEGAGHGFNGDDEKSVLKTIYAFIHKQ, from the coding sequence ATGGGTAAAATTATTAAAAGAGGTATTCTTGTGTTGCTTATTCTTATTGCAGCCATAACTATATGGATACTAATTACGTTAGGAAAAGTTGGTATGGGGCCATGTAAATTTTTACTATATAATAAAAAACCAGTCTTATTGTCAGAGCAGAAATTTGCTATTGCAGAAAAAGAATTTTCATGCGTGGTCAATGGAGAAAAAATATCAGGAACTATATATATACCGGAAGATGAAAGGAGAAGTAGAGAAATACTGATAATTTCTCCAGGATTTAATAGCACTGAGGCTATGCTTGCAAGTAAGGCAAAATCCTTTGCTATATCAGGAACTCCAGCAGTAGTATTTGACTTCAGGGGAGGGTCTTCATCTGGGAAAAGTGAAGGAGATTCAACGAATATGTCAATCTCCACAGAAATGTCTGATTTAAATGCTGTAATTGGCTATGTACAAGGTTTAGAATGGGTAAATAAAGAAAAAATATATCTTTTGGGTGAAAGTATGGGAGGATTGGTTTCTGCATTAACAGCAGCTGAACATAAGGATATTGCTGGTCTAGTCTTGTGTTTCCCTGCTTTGGACAAAGCTGAAAGCACAAGAAAAACATTTTCAAATATGGATAAAATTCCAGATACAATTAATATGTTTGGTTTGTTAACAGGAAAAAAGTTGTGGCAGGAGCTCTATGAAATGGATGTATATGAAAAAATTAAAAAATATACAGGACCGGTTATCATAATGCACGGAACAAAAGACCCGGCGGTTGATCTTTCTTATTCCGAAAAAGCAAATAATGTTTATACAAATTCCCAGCTTTTTGTAGTTGAAGGTGCAGGACATGGATTCAATGGAGATGACGAAAAAAGTGTATTAAAAACAATATATGCTTTTATTCATAAGCAATAA
- a CDS encoding HAD domain-containing protein: MPMFIPESLLQKEKFTGDKATYTIESLMHDGTLLDLLLDSGLSIYAMPPDLTTEEIRKTKMFSRVKAVEIILWLKQNQNIDKWIVFHDIHLHNEDLAIRQVRTNAEIGLTEKRC, from the coding sequence ATGCCAATGTTTATACCAGAATCATTATTGCAAAAAGAAAAGTTTACAGGAGATAAGGCAACATATACAATTGAAAGCTTAATGCATGATGGAACATTACTTGATTTGTTATTAGATTCTGGTTTAAGCATTTATGCAATGCCCCCAGACCTAACTACTGAAGAAATCAGAAAAACTAAAATGTTCAGTAGGGTCAAAGCAGTGGAGATAATTTTATGGTTAAAGCAGAATCAAAACATTGACAAGTGGATAGTTTTCCATGATATACATTTGCATAATGAAGATTTAGCGATTAGACAAGTGCGAACTAATGCAGAGATAGGACTTACAGAAAAAAGATGTTGA
- a CDS encoding TetR/AcrR family transcriptional regulator, with protein MIERTNASNIFVCECLQAALLRLLKTKPLENISILELVKIAGVSRNSFYRNYNNLEEIIGEYLMKESQKWWDSYSKSEDKNLTKCLFEHFITLKDIISALYQSNHSHLMMQHIFQCTISGKSCSAQESYQRAIIAGSTWGLFDEWVKRGMKDSPEEMSRFLESGWHERT; from the coding sequence ATGATAGAACGCACAAATGCATCAAATATATTTGTATGTGAATGTCTACAAGCCGCATTACTGCGATTACTAAAAACAAAACCACTAGAAAATATAAGTATCTTAGAGCTAGTAAAGATTGCCGGTGTCAGCCGAAATTCTTTCTATCGCAACTATAATAACTTGGAGGAAATTATAGGTGAATATCTTATGAAAGAATCCCAGAAGTGGTGGGATTCTTATAGCAAGTCAGAAGACAAAAATCTTACAAAATGTCTATTTGAGCATTTTATAACATTAAAAGATATTATCTCAGCACTCTACCAGTCGAACCATTCTCATCTGATGATGCAACATATTTTTCAATGCACTATTTCCGGCAAATCCTGTTCTGCACAAGAATCCTATCAACGAGCTATCATTGCTGGGAGTACTTGGGGATTATTTGATGAATGGGTAAAACGTGGCATGAAGGACTCACCAGAAGAAATGAGCCGCTTTCTAGAAAGTGGATGGCATGAACGAACTTAA
- a CDS encoding galactose ABC transporter substrate-binding protein, giving the protein MKVLRQTIKSILVMLLIFLLIITTEIQTFSSPISRRTINVGVILFSLDNSIAAQFKKEFDNLQNEYPVKVSVLNPQNNVSVQDEMLDSLLKNNIDLIIAIPASTKEDAVRNFIERVRPYNTPLVMFNIPPDVVKNISKDYARAAFAIPASDKTGEMQGEIVRDLWNNKSIIDKNDDNILQYVLVRGPKEDVTADKRTQGVTSILESSGIKTELLQSFATNWTEAVAKSYIENIFLTYGNKIEAIIANDDDLAVGAVKGLQKYGYNTGSKSKYIPVFGLSGTPEAINLIDKGLMSGTIIVDLKKVAQDLYAIGNNLINNANPTENTNLKSEGGVIIIGTNPRKYIIKK; this is encoded by the coding sequence ATGAAAGTATTAAGGCAAACAATTAAGTCAATTTTAGTTATGTTATTAATTTTTCTATTAATAATTACTACCGAAATACAAACATTTTCTAGTCCAATTAGCAGAAGAACAATTAACGTTGGAGTAATATTATTTAGTTTAGATAATTCTATTGCAGCGCAATTTAAAAAAGAGTTTGATAATCTTCAAAATGAATATCCAGTGAAAGTTTCTGTCCTTAATCCTCAAAATAATGTCAGTGTACAAGATGAAATGTTAGATTCTCTACTTAAAAATAATATAGATCTGATTATAGCCATCCCAGCAAGTACAAAAGAAGATGCTGTGAGAAATTTTATTGAAAGAGTTAGACCTTACAATACTCCGTTGGTAATGTTCAATATTCCTCCAGATGTGGTAAAAAATATCTCAAAAGATTATGCCAGAGCTGCTTTTGCAATACCTGCTTCTGATAAAACAGGTGAGATGCAAGGTGAAATTGTTAGAGATCTTTGGAACAATAAAAGTATTATAGACAAAAATGATGATAATATTTTACAATATGTCCTTGTGAGAGGACCTAAGGAGGACGTAACAGCAGATAAAAGAACTCAAGGGGTTACTTCAATACTTGAAAGTTCTGGTATAAAAACAGAATTACTTCAATCATTTGCTACAAATTGGACTGAAGCAGTAGCTAAAAGTTATATTGAAAACATATTTCTAACATATGGGAACAAAATTGAGGCAATAATTGCTAATGATGATGATCTGGCAGTAGGGGCTGTCAAAGGTCTTCAAAAATATGGATATAACACAGGGAGTAAATCAAAATATATACCGGTTTTTGGACTTAGTGGAACTCCTGAAGCTATAAATTTAATTGATAAAGGACTTATGTCTGGAACTATTATTGTAGATTTAAAAAAAGTAGCACAGGACTTATATGCTATCGGAAATAACTTAATTAATAATGCAAATCCTACAGAAAACACAAATTTAAAATCTGAAGGTGGTGTAATTATTATTGGTACAAATCCGAGGAAATATATTATAAAAAAGTAA
- a CDS encoding SGNH/GDSL hydrolase family protein has translation MKKRGTFLLAISIAMLTITPTVDASAAGSVKVNLFDENRIESINNSYPSLNEFNCYNVSDIRSDNLTEKKSTSKTLLIGRFDTSDAAGPKFAWSNTTIKANFVGTGISVNLKSTGDNWFNVIVDGVVQTPINVTSTTSSPIALVSGLEKGKHTIELVKRTEAFVGDVQFLGFSVSDGKLLNPPKPSSKRILFIGDSITCGYGNEGTDPNKSFTTKNENASLAYGALTAKLLGADPMTICWSGKGVLRNYGGDPKDVMPEIYNQVLPYNKNLTWNPKNWVPQVIVINLSTNDYSVGIPDKTTFTAVYSKFIDNIRSEYPKADIYCAIGPMLNGENLDSQRDYISGIVKSKEASIHNKVHFIEFPQQDFANGLGEDWHPSVKTHELMAKQLAEKIKTDLGWKVYSGN, from the coding sequence ATGAAGAAAAGGGGTACTTTTTTACTAGCTATTTCTATAGCAATGTTAACTATAACACCTACAGTCGATGCTTCTGCAGCTGGTAGTGTAAAGGTTAATTTATTTGATGAGAATAGGATAGAATCTATTAATAATAGTTATCCTAGTTTAAATGAGTTTAATTGTTACAATGTTTCAGACATTAGATCTGATAATTTAACGGAGAAAAAATCCACATCGAAGACTCTTCTTATTGGTCGTTTTGATACAAGCGATGCTGCTGGTCCAAAGTTTGCATGGAGCAACACTACTATTAAAGCCAATTTCGTGGGAACTGGAATAAGCGTAAATTTAAAATCCACAGGTGATAACTGGTTTAATGTGATAGTTGATGGTGTTGTTCAAACGCCTATTAATGTAACTTCTACAACATCATCTCCTATTGCATTGGTATCAGGATTAGAGAAAGGAAAGCATACGATAGAATTAGTTAAAAGGACTGAGGCTTTTGTGGGTGATGTACAATTTCTGGGGTTTAGCGTTTCAGATGGAAAGTTGTTAAATCCGCCAAAACCTTCTTCAAAACGAATACTATTTATTGGTGATTCAATTACTTGTGGCTATGGAAATGAAGGGACTGACCCGAATAAATCCTTTACCACTAAAAATGAAAATGCTTCTCTTGCATATGGTGCTTTAACGGCTAAGCTTTTGGGTGCAGATCCAATGACTATTTGCTGGTCAGGAAAAGGAGTGCTTCGTAACTATGGAGGAGATCCTAAAGATGTAATGCCAGAAATATATAATCAGGTGCTACCTTATAACAAAAATCTCACTTGGAATCCTAAAAACTGGGTTCCTCAAGTGATAGTTATTAATCTTTCTACAAATGACTATAGTGTGGGCATTCCAGATAAAACAACTTTTACAGCAGTATATTCAAAATTTATAGATAATATCCGTAGTGAATATCCTAAGGCTGATATTTATTGTGCGATAGGTCCTATGTTGAATGGGGAAAACCTTGATAGTCAAAGGGATTATATAAGTGGCATTGTTAAATCAAAAGAAGCTTCTATACATAATAAGGTTCACTTTATTGAATTTCCTCAACAGGATTTTGCTAATGGACTTGGTGAGGATTGGCATCCTAGTGTGAAAACTCATGAATTGATGGCAAAGCAACTTGCTGAAAAAATCAAAACAGATTTAGGGTGGAAGGTCTATAGTGGAAATTAA
- a CDS encoding DUF722 domain-containing protein yields the protein MRENIMRVNNIEIDNNIKRASKITIERNMDIENSIKMENNIRKDRSIKIENDIKKEINIKAQNTNKKDSKINIDNNIDIDDNIKIKNTVKKESKIKRTENRLYAYKDIDILNQLTEIKIKKLKDDVSIKAMTYEEKFSTNRFNSNVENEVIRREEFVESKIEELRKEKESRLNEKALIDKVLELLDVEEKRLVGLRYFSKPTRSWTSIAQELNQSVDNCIKVRRRVIEKLDGFLF from the coding sequence ATGAGAGAGAACATTATGAGAGTGAATAACATTGAGATAGATAATAACATTAAGAGAGCGAGTAAGATTACTATAGAGAGAAACATGGATATAGAGAATAGCATTAAGATGGAAAATAACATTAGGAAAGATAGAAGCATTAAGATAGAAAATGACATTAAGAAAGAGATTAACATTAAGGCACAGAATACCAATAAGAAAGATAGTAAGATTAATATAGATAATAACATTGATATAGATGATAACATTAAGATAAAGAATACCGTTAAGAAAGAAAGTAAAATCAAAAGAACAGAAAATAGACTTTATGCATACAAGGACATAGATATATTAAACCAATTGACGGAGATAAAGATAAAAAAGCTAAAGGATGATGTATCCATTAAGGCTATGACTTATGAAGAAAAATTTTCTACAAACAGGTTTAATTCCAATGTAGAAAATGAAGTAATCAGAAGAGAAGAGTTTGTTGAAAGTAAGATAGAGGAGCTTAGAAAAGAAAAGGAAAGCAGATTAAATGAAAAGGCTTTAATAGATAAGGTGCTGGAGCTTTTGGATGTTGAGGAAAAAAGATTAGTTGGGCTTCGCTATTTTAGTAAGCCTACAAGAAGTTGGACGAGCATTGCTCAGGAACTTAATCAATCGGTGGATAATTGTATTAAGGTGAGGAGAAGGGTTATTGAGAAGTTGGATGGGTTTTTGTTTTAG
- a CDS encoding helix-turn-helix transcriptional regulator, giving the protein MYEWQKQIQIIVDEIDKCIKNYNDEALTLRFLSRRLGYSEFYTTRKFKEISGMQFRDYLRHRKLAFALKEVRDSEKSLLDIAFDYGFSSHEAFTRAFKGTYGVIPSEYRKKPKPVILRTKINSFDRYFLGLGEIGMIKSTDGVKIYFVTIPAHKFLHIKNYESNGYWDFWQKQSLIPGQDCETICGLLDSIKGKLDDDGGSESNSSSGQIMAYINDPDGRLCDWGIPRTECYGTRLPFDYKGQVPPQMLMIDVPEAEYIVFEHGPFDYEQENRSVEEKIEKAMATFDFADTGYCFDTSPGRIIYFYHDPERFWKYIRPVRK; this is encoded by the coding sequence ATGTACGAGTGGCAGAAGCAAATTCAAATAATCGTTGATGAAATTGATAAATGTATTAAAAATTATAATGATGAAGCCTTAACACTACGTTTTCTTTCTCGTAGGCTGGGTTATTCCGAATTTTATACAACGAGAAAATTCAAAGAAATATCGGGTATGCAATTTAGGGATTATCTGCGACATAGAAAATTAGCCTTTGCATTAAAAGAGGTAAGGGATAGTGAAAAAAGCCTTTTAGATATTGCTTTTGATTATGGGTTTTCATCACATGAAGCATTTACCAGAGCTTTTAAGGGTACATATGGTGTAATTCCAAGTGAATACCGAAAAAAACCTAAGCCTGTCATTCTTCGTACAAAAATAAACTCCTTCGATCGCTACTTTTTAGGATTGGGAGAGATTGGGATGATAAAATCTACAGATGGTGTTAAAATTTATTTTGTAACCATTCCCGCACACAAATTTTTGCACATAAAAAACTATGAGAGTAATGGGTATTGGGATTTTTGGCAAAAGCAAAGTCTTATTCCGGGACAGGACTGCGAAACAATTTGCGGCTTACTCGATAGTATCAAGGGCAAATTGGATGATGATGGTGGGAGCGAATCTAACAGCAGCAGCGGTCAGATTATGGCGTACATTAATGACCCAGACGGCAGACTCTGTGATTGGGGTATTCCACGTACAGAGTGTTATGGTACACGTCTTCCTTTTGATTACAAAGGCCAAGTACCACCGCAAATGCTTATGATTGATGTTCCAGAAGCCGAGTATATTGTTTTTGAACATGGGCCATTCGACTATGAGCAGGAAAATCGTAGCGTAGAGGAAAAGATTGAAAAGGCAATGGCAACTTTTGATTTTGCAGACACCGGTTACTGCTTTGATACTTCCCCTGGTAGAATAATTTATTTTTATCATGATCCAGAGCGGTTTTGGAAATATATAAGACCAGTGAGGAAGTAG